The Coleofasciculus sp. FACHB-1120 DNA segment CTTCCCTTACCTGATGGGAGGTTGACACTACCGACCCAAAAATGGTGAGAGCAATTGGATAGTTAAGCCGTCGCCAACTTAGGTTAAAAATATTTAGAGAAAGGAAAACAAGTTAAAAATGTCTGATAAGCCAGGGTTAATGGGACTGGGGGGTATATTTTTTGTAGTTGGAGCGGGTATGGTACTTGGCAGTTTTGTAAATTACCATCAAAAGCAAGATTTTATTAAAAGCTCATCCTCTACTACAGGTACAATCATTAATTTAAAACTTCAAGTATCTAGAAAATCGCGGGCTTATTTCCCTGTATTCCAATTTCAAACCCCCAATGGAGAAACGATAAAGGTTGAATCTAATATGGGGAGTAATCCACCCGGATATGAAATTGGGCAATCCGTGCCGATTATTTATAGCCCTAATAATCCGAGCGAAGCAGAGATAAACTCTTTTTGGTCACTTTGGTTTGCGGCGATATTTTTATTGGGAATGGGAGGTCTTTTTGCCGTAATAGGTTTAAGTATGCTTGTTCACGCTTTACCCTTCAAGAAATCTAAAACTACAGGGGATTTTGCTGATGAAGAATCTTTGATAAGCTAGAAATAACCTTTGGGTACAAGTTGTGTACAAAGAATATATCCAGTGATTTTTAGCTTATTTGAAAGAAGTTCGGAGCTTTATCTTGATAATCGGGCAGGTAAGTTTAAAGTGAATTTTTAGAGCGATCGCTTTGTGTAACCTACTCTAGCTTCAGTTTGATGCAGGTAGGCATAGGGAAGCGATCGCTCTTTATCTTAATGGACGCTAAGTAGCTAGGATGATTTAAACCTAAAACGCTCCATCGTATACCCACCTTGTTCACTTCGTGATTCCATGCCCTCCATCACAGCCAGGGCTAAATCATATTCATTGTCAAACA contains these protein-coding regions:
- a CDS encoding DUF3592 domain-containing protein, which codes for MSDKPGLMGLGGIFFVVGAGMVLGSFVNYHQKQDFIKSSSSTTGTIINLKLQVSRKSRAYFPVFQFQTPNGETIKVESNMGSNPPGYEIGQSVPIIYSPNNPSEAEINSFWSLWFAAIFLLGMGGLFAVIGLSMLVHALPFKKSKTTGDFADEESLIS